AGCTCTGAGTCTCCCCCCACAGTCTTAACACgggtcttagctccatcatacatgtccttgatcACCCTAATATAAGCTACCAGAACACCTTTCACCTCCGGGCATCTCCACAGAACTTCCTTAGGGACATTGTCATATGTtttttctaggtcaataaacactaTGTGCAAATCCTTCTTCCTGTACAGTTCAACCAACCTCCTATTAAGATGGATAGCTTCCGTAGTAGAATGACCAAGCATGAACCCAAACTGGTTACTGGATAAGTAAAACAACATGTAATCAAATTAAAGAGAGTGTTGAAGAAGTTGAGCATAGTTAGATTACTTACACGAACTTCAAAAAGATAATCATGGGGATAAGCTGTCAAAGAAAGATTTCCCACAAACTGAAATGTTACAGCTGGGAAACCGTCGTCGACACTGCACCGAGAAAGGAAAACCAAAATCAGGTTGTAAgcaatgaaaataaaattttgaaaCTAACGTGAGAGGTTAGAGCCTTACTTTCCGCTGTAGATAAAGCAGTCAAAGTCCCCGTCAAGATGATGAGTCTTCAATTGTGGTTGCTTTGACATTAACTATAGGAGCATAGAGTGAAAAATCAAGCAGTAAGGGGAAATTAAAGGACCATGTAACCATGCATAGTTGCTATATACACCATCCAAGAAATAACAGACGTAGCCGTTAATAGATTGCTGAAGTTACCTTGTTCATGAGAGCATTATAGGCCTTGCTCGGAAGATATACTAAAGTTGTTCCACTGTCAATTATTGCTTTTTTACTGGATTTCGACTCAAAGAGGGAAGTCGGGATGTCTAGAACTTCTTTACCAACCTCAATATCCTTCAGAGAAAGAGTATAATGTGCCCTAAAGAGGAAGAGAAGCATTTCAGTTCAATAAACAAAGGAAATCAGCATTTATCTTATGGTCTCCACTTAGTATGTTTTGGGTCAAAACCAGATGTGCTACTGCTTGTGTAACTAGCATACGAACAATTCTCCTTTTTGGTTTCAAATAAATATAAACAGAATTGAAGGGGAACCTTGGCACAACAACAAAAGTTTCCGCCATGTGGCCAAGAGGTCACGGATTCAAGCTGTGGAGACCTCTTGCAGAAATTCAAGGTAATTCAATATATTGGCAATTTTTCTGTCTGCATGTCTTATTTGTTCATTTTTTTCCCTTTATTTTTGAGGAGGGGGTGGGAACTAAAAGTACATACCTATTCGGGAGTAATGGGGCTGAATTTACTTTTGGCTCAACTACTTGTCCAATAGCAAATATACCACCTCCTTTAACTCCGTCCAGGCAATGTGCAAACATTTTTTTCACCGTTCCAGCTGCAGCTAACTGCGAGATGACGGACGAATTTGCTTCTCCAAAACCAATTATCCCATCAACTGCATTAGTAGATGTACCTAGGTCTCCAGATTGCTGAGACGAGCACCTATCTTGGATAAAAAACAAGTAATACAAACACATCATCACAAGATGAACTACTTGTCTATCCATACTATAATATCACAGAATAGAGTAGCATTATTTTACATCTAAATTTTAAAATCATACAATAATGTGATTTGGAAACACAACTTTATTATGCTTGATATAGGGAAATGAAGAAAGGCACTATCAATCTTCCATGTATTGAACTGCTAGCGATCTTGAACAAGTATAGACTTAGAGACTGCGAACCCATCCATCGGTGCATTCACTGCATTGCCACTATATACACTAAGAAGAGGAGAAGGATCATCATACATATGATACACAAATCACATTGTCTTTCTACCGACTATCCACGTTCTTGTTAGTGTCCCACATCGAAATCGGTGGGGGTGTGGTTTCTATATCTCCTTATATGGTAGCTTTTGGGTTGAGTTAGGCTCAATGTCCATTTTTTTATCATGATATTAGAGCCAGACTCATCCCAATTCATTGTTTACCCAATGTTGTGCCCCTATTTATATAGTCCACGCTCCAGAGAAGTCCACAACTGACTAGATCATCATGCTATGAACAAGTTCAAAGACATCGAGAAATGGAGTATACAACTTGGTTTGAAGGATTGATTTGACAAGGCGAGTCGACACTTAGAAAAGCTTATAAACATCAAATTCATGTACACAATAACGAATCAAAGTTGAAACTAGATTAGTAAGTCAAGTCCATGCATCAGATTACTTGGCAAAAAATCAGCATAGATAGATTTTTAAGTTACAAGGATTAAACATACCCAAATGCAACGGATCCCTGTAAGGAAGATGTTTTATAATCTCCAGACACTTGATCTAAATAGATGTTATCTTTTACAAAGTATCCTCCAGTTGAGCTGCCATCTCCATAAGTAACCAAATATTCACAGGGCTTTCCGACCTTGCATTCGGAACTGGCTGCATCGAACATAGTAGTGCAAACATCTTGCTCGCAGGTAATAAATTTCCCAGTTGTTGAGGCTTGTAAGTCATATTGCACTAAATCTATCTGTTAGTGTGACAAATAACTCAATAATTATTCAATATACATCAAGAAATTTACGTTACTCATTTTGTTCTAGGATCATACCCCGAGTTTGCTTTTTGTAGGACATTTGAGACAGCGTGCACAGTTTACCCAAAAAAGATCGCTTCCAGTATCTACCTGGACATGATAGTCCTTTGAAGGTGTCCCAATTGAAAGCTTAGTGAAATATAGCCTGCATCCCTTACAATATGAGGAAAAACCACAATAATTCATATTCATAATACTATTCAAATTATCAATCAAATTAACTTTTTAACAACTAGTACTTTAATTTTTTTGTGTTCACTAAATCTACTGGCCCGACTAATTTTGGTTCACGTTGTGCGGGCCTCGCTAAAGGGGAAGTCTAGATCATTGATAAACTCCCCCTGTTCTCATTTAGTTGTCAAGATAAATTTTTTACAgcctttttcaaaaaatattggtAAGAGTAATTTTACTATGTACCCTATTAATTCTTTAATCTTtgatactccctccggtccaaaataagtgattttttagcCTTTTTTtggtggtccaaaataagtgatttttccagatttcaagaatgaattaaatatttttttcctacattgcccttggaataaatagtgttggaatatgtgttaggagtatttatgtgaagagatagtaaaggttaatatggtcaatttcattgctaattaatatTAAAAGATGGATTTCTTAATTTGTGTGAAAACAGCTAAAAAATCATTTATTTTGGACCAAAGGGAATAGCATTAATCTATTTCCAATAAATAAGAAAACTTCATTTAATGTGTCTTAATTCTAGAACAACCAATATTAAGGGTAAAGTTGGAATTAGTTTTTAATTCTTGATTTTCTAAAATGACAAGTATTTGAAAACAACTACAGTAACTTCAGTAAACATGTATATTCCCTTCTAGTCTTCTATTCACTTGGTATGCCCCTTAAAAAATCACTTATTAAGGGTTTATTTTACCAAACTACCCTTGTCAATGGTTTTTAAATTGTAGCTCCAATAAATTTGGGGAGTGTGGGTACTATTAAGGGTAATATTGGAAGAAATATTATATCTGTTTTTATGTGCTAAAATggacaaataaaacaaaaaaattatttctaCCATTAAGGAATAGTAAAAGGGAGTCCTTGACTATCTTCTTCAGACCGAACGGAGATAGTACATAATTCAAATTAACATAATAATGATTTCATTCTATATTTAAAAATAGTTTACATTCCTACaataatttatagccacacaaaatgtATGTGCATCATTCTACAGccacacaagttcaaaagtttctctttttttttttttttaaatatgagAAAATATGTAGGAATGAGGAGGCACTTACGCTGCACCGGTGGGACTGCCGTTGCCACCCAATAGGAAGTCGGCGGCGGCGAGCATTCTGCCGTGACGATGGACATCGTGGTCTTTAAGGTCCTTCAAAACAGACCTTCCACGCCCACCAAATTTATGCTCCACACTGAAAACCACATTATTCTCCCCCTTCACACTTACCTCATAATCACCACccaacaaaaccaaaaaaagtaTCAAATACCCATTTCTCCTCAGATCCATTATCTTCACCATATTATAATATCTCTAACATACAAAACTGCGCGCGTATTCTGTTTTAATTTCTATATGAC
This sequence is a window from Nicotiana sylvestris chromosome 3, ASM39365v2, whole genome shotgun sequence. Protein-coding genes within it:
- the LOC104212248 gene encoding aspartic proteinase 36-like isoform X1, which encodes MVKIMDLRRNGYLILFLVLLGGDYEVSVKGENNVVFSVEHKFGGRGRSVLKDLKDHDVHRHGRMLAAADFLLGGNGSPTGAALYFTKLSIGTPSKDYHVQVDTGSDLFWVNCARCLKCPTKSKLGIDLVQYDLQASTTGKFITCEQDVCTTMFDAASSECKVGKPCEYLVTYGDGSSTGGYFVKDNIYLDQVSGDYKTSSLQGSVAFGCSSQQSGDLGTSTNAVDGIIGFGEANSSVISQLAAAGTVKKMFAHCLDGVKGGGIFAIGQVVEPKVNSAPLLPNRAHYTLSLKDIEVGKEVLDIPTSLFESKSSKKAIIDSGTTLVYLPSKAYNALMNKLMSKQPQLKTHHLDGDFDCFIYSGNVDDGFPAVTFQFVGNLSLTAYPHDYLFEVRPLLAVYVLCRGSIRKGLSTFTKIGDNEWCIGWQEGTQGKDGNEIYLLGDLLLSNKLVLYDLEKQTIGWTQYDCSSSIKVKDETSGNVYTVGAHKISSASSLDSRMAFTFFFSVISFFCFLLK
- the LOC104212248 gene encoding aspartic proteinase 36-like isoform X2; protein product: MVKIMDLRRNGYLILFLVLLGGDYEVSVKGENNVVFSVEHKFGGRGRSVLKDLKDHDVHRHGRMLAAADFLLGGNGSPTGAALYFTKLSIGTPSKDYHVQVDTGSDLFWVNCARCLKCPTKSKLGIDLVQYDLQASTTGKFITCEQDVCTTMFDAASSECKVGKPCEYLVTYGDGSSTGGYFVKDNIYLDQVSGDYKTSSLQGSVAFGCSSQQSGDLGTSTNAVDGIIGFGEANSSVISQLAAAGTVKKMFAHCLDGVKGGGIFAIGQVVEPKVNSAPLLPNRAHYTLSLKDIEVGKEVLDIPTSLFESKSSKKAIIDSGTTLVYLPSKAYNALMNKLMSKQPQLKTHHLDGDFDCFIYSGNVDDGFPAVTFQFVGNLSLTAYPHDYLFEVRDNEWCIGWQEGTQGKDGNEIYLLGDLLLSNKLVLYDLEKQTIGWTQYDCSSSIKVKDETSGNVYTVGAHKISSASSLDSRMAFTFFFSVISFFCFLLK